One segment of Castanea sativa cultivar Marrone di Chiusa Pesio chromosome 3, ASM4071231v1 DNA contains the following:
- the LOC142628347 gene encoding actin-related protein 3 translates to MDPATSRPAVVIDNGTGYTKMGFAGNVEPCFIVPSVVAVNESFLNQSRSSSKASWLAQHSAGVMADLDFFIGDEAVARSRSSTTYNLSYPIQHGQVENWDAMERFWQQCIFNYLRCDPEDHYFLLTESPLTAPESREYTGEIMFETFNVPGLYIGVNSVLALAAGYTTSKCEMTGVVVDIGDGATHVVPVADGYVIGSSIKSVPIAGKDVTLFVQQLMRERGEHVPPEDSFEVARKVKETYCYTCSDIVKEFNKHDKEPAKYVKQWRGIKPKTGAPYSCDIGYERFLGPEVFFNPEIYSSEFSTPLPAVIDKCIQSAPIDTRRALYKNIVLSGGSTMFKDFHRRLQRDLKKIVDARVLASEARLGGEIKSQPVEVNVVSHPIQRFAVWFGGSVLASTPEFFAACHTKAEYEEYGASICRTNPVFKGMY, encoded by the exons ATGGACCCTGCTACGTCTCGCCCCGCTGTAGTAATCGACAACGGCACCGG GTATACTAAGATGGGGTTCGCCGGTAATGTTGAACCATGTTTTATAGTTCCTTCAGTAGTTGCAGTAAACGAGTCGTTTTTGAACCAATCTCGAAGCTCCTCAAAAGCCAGTTGGCTAGCGCAACACAGTGCTGGTGTGATGGCCGATCTTGACTTCTTCATCGGGGATGAGGCAGTTGCGAGATCTCGATCTAGTACTACTTACAATCTCAGCTATCCAATTCAGCATGGCCAGGTGGAAAATTGGGACGCAATGGAGCGGTTCTGGCAGCAGTGTATATTCAACTATTTGAGGTGTGATCCGGAGGACCATTACTTTTTATTGACTGAGAGTCCGCTTACTGCACCTGAGAGTCGCGAGTATACTGGTGAAATTATGTTTGAGACATTCAATGTTCCTGGGCTTTATATAGGGGTGAATTCAGTGCTCGCTCTTGCAGCCGGGTATACGACATCTAAG TGTGAGATGACAGGGGTTGTAGTGGATATTGGAGATGGGGCTACACATGTTGTACCTGTTGCAGATGGTTATGTCATTGGGAGTAGCATTAAGTCAGTTCCTATTGCTGGGAAAGATGTAACTCTTTTCGTCCAGCAGCTTATGCGG GAAAGAGGAGAGCATGTGCCCCCTGAAGACTCGTTTGAAGTGGCTCGGAAAGTGAAGGAAACATATTGCTACACTTGTTCTGACATTGTCAAG GAATTCAATAAGCATGACAAAGAACCAGCAAAATATGTTAAGCAATGGAGAGGTATTAAACCAAAGACTGGGGCACCATACTCTTGTGATATCGGCTATGAACGGTTTCTTGGCCCTGAG GTTTTCTTTAATCCTGAAATATATAGCAGCGAGTTTTCAACCCCCCTACCAGCTGTAATCGACAAGTGTATTCAGTCTGCACCAATTGACACAAGAAGAGCTTTGTATAAG AATATAGTACTGTCTGGAGGCTCAACCATGTTTAAGGACTTCCATAGGAGGTTGCAACGAGACTTAAAGAAGATTGTGGATGCCAGGGTTCTTGCATCAGAAGCTCGACTTGGTGGGGAAATAAAA TCACAGCCAGTAGAAGTTAATGTAGTCAGCCATCCCATCCAGAGATTTGCAGTTTGGTTTGGAGGCTCTGTACTTGCATCAACACCTGAATTTTTTGCG GCTTGCCATACAAAAGCAGAGTATGAGGAGTATGGTGCGAGCATATGCCGGACTAATCCTGTTTTCAAGGGCATGTATTGA